A segment of the Anopheles cruzii chromosome 2, idAnoCruzAS_RS32_06, whole genome shotgun sequence genome:
TCCGGACGAAGCGGGAAATTCCGGGTTGGAAGAAAAAGTGTGCGAAATGAAGCTGGATAGCTCACGGATCGAGGACGAGCTGGCGGCGGACATGGATGACCCGCGAAATCTAGAAGGTGGAGACGGCGAGGAAGATGGTGgcgaggatgatgatgaaggagCGGCCATCGATATGGATGAGTTCGAGGAGAGCGGTTTGCTCGACACCGTCGATCCGGTAAGTTTCAACTGGAAGCGGAGAGCATTTATTTTAGCCCACCTTTACGCTTGTTCTCCATTCTTCTTCTCAGTCGAATGCACTTTTGCCGGCACCGAATGAAAAACCGTCCGAAGCATCTGTGTCCACGCTAGAGGCGGAAGGTGAGTCGGTCGTGCGTACGCGAACGTACGATCTGCACATTAGCTACGACAAGTATTATCAAACGCCCCGTCTGTGGGTGGTTGGGTACGATGagaaccggaagctgctgaCCGTCGAGCAGATGTACGAAGACGTGAGCCAGGACCATGCGAAGAAAACCGTCACCATGGAATCGCACCCGAATTTACCCGGCCCAAATATGGCTTCGGTGCATCCGTGCAAGTAAGTGCagacgagcgagcgaaataCAAACGTCCCGGCTATCTTATCGCTCCCCATCCTTCCGCAGACACGCTGATATTATGAAGAAAATCATCCAAACCGTAGAGGAGGGCGGCGGCGAACTCGGAGTGCACATG
Coding sequences within it:
- the LOC128277391 gene encoding ubiquitin-like-conjugating enzyme ATG3; amino-acid sequence: MQSVLNSVKGTALGVAEYLTPVLKESKFRETGVLTPEEFIAAGDHLVHHCPTWSWAVGDESKIKPYLPKDKQFLITRNVPCRRRCKQIEFVGEENLVEVNDADGGWVETHHYNPDEAGNSGLEEKVCEMKLDSSRIEDELAADMDDPRNLEGGDGEEDGGEDDDEGAAIDMDEFEESGLLDTVDPSNALLPAPNEKPSEASVSTLEAEGESVVRTRTYDLHISYDKYYQTPRLWVVGYDENRKLLTVEQMYEDVSQDHAKKTVTMESHPNLPGPNMASVHPCKHADIMKKIIQTVEEGGGELGVHMYLIIFLKFVQTVIPTIEYDFTQNFNITNHK